One region of Lactobacillus johnsonii genomic DNA includes:
- a CDS encoding carbohydrate ABC transporter permease, with protein sequence MFKKRHATPAVTLKETWKDGDAVTKLSFFIMGLNAIRHRQWVKGFSLLFAEIVFLVWFFLSGIHSIAGLSNLGAIKSKRVVFNKAQGVYVTQQPDNSVLILLFGILALFIVAGFIYLYIINLKSNKHTFLLEKRHEHIPTNREEIASLFDQRLHATLMTIPIVLIILFTVLPTVFMISMAFTNYDRQHSVGFSWTGFQAFGNVLSGDLAGTFFPVLGWTLIWAVAATATTFFFGVLLALLIESKGIKHKNLWRTIFVIVYAVPQFVSLLMMAQFLDYQGPLNTLLMNWGWISHPIHFIDNQASPLVARITVIVVNMWIGIPVSMLTSTAIIQNLPQDQIEAARIDGASPVQIFNHITFPQILFVMSPALIQQFIGNINNFNVIYLLTGGAPMNNNYNGAGSTDLLVTWLYNLTFGQEQRYNASAVLGILIFIISATFSLIAYRHTNAYKEG encoded by the coding sequence ATGTTTAAGAAAAGACATGCTACGCCTGCAGTTACCTTAAAGGAAACATGGAAAGATGGAGATGCAGTAACAAAATTATCATTCTTCATCATGGGCTTAAATGCTATTAGACATCGGCAATGGGTAAAAGGATTTTCACTTTTATTTGCTGAAATTGTATTTTTAGTTTGGTTCTTTTTAAGTGGAATTCATTCAATTGCTGGTTTAAGTAACTTAGGTGCAATAAAGAGTAAACGCGTTGTATTTAATAAAGCTCAAGGAGTATATGTTACTCAGCAGCCAGATAATTCTGTTTTAATTCTATTATTTGGTATTTTAGCTTTATTCATTGTTGCTGGTTTTATATATCTATATATCATTAATTTGAAATCTAATAAGCATACTTTCTTATTAGAAAAAAGACATGAACATATTCCAACTAACCGTGAAGAAATTGCATCTTTGTTTGACCAAAGATTGCATGCAACTTTGATGACAATTCCAATTGTTTTAATCATTTTATTTACGGTTTTGCCAACAGTCTTCATGATTTCAATGGCATTTACTAACTATGATCGTCAACACTCAGTTGGATTTTCCTGGACTGGTTTTCAAGCATTTGGAAACGTGTTGAGTGGTGATTTAGCAGGTACTTTCTTCCCAGTTTTAGGTTGGACCTTAATTTGGGCAGTTGCTGCTACAGCTACTACTTTCTTCTTTGGTGTCTTATTAGCACTTTTGATTGAATCAAAGGGAATTAAGCATAAGAATCTATGGAGAACAATTTTCGTAATTGTTTATGCTGTACCACAATTTGTTTCTCTATTAATGATGGCACAATTCCTTGACTATCAAGGACCATTGAACACCTTACTTATGAATTGGGGATGGATTAGTCACCCAATTCACTTCATTGATAACCAGGCTAGTCCCCTTGTTGCTAGAATTACAGTTATTGTGGTTAACATGTGGATTGGTATCCCAGTTTCAATGTTAACTTCAACAGCTATTATTCAAAACTTACCGCAAGATCAAATTGAAGCTGCGCGTATTGACGGTGCAAGCCCAGTACAAATTTTTAACCACATTACATTCCCACAAATTTTATTCGTAATGTCTCCAGCTTTGATTCAACAATTTATTGGTAACATCAACAACTTCAATGTTATCTACTTGCTGACTGGTGGTGCACCAATGAACAATAACTACAATGGTGCTGGTTCAACAGACTTGCTTGTAACTTGGCTCTATAACTTAACATTTGGTCAAGAGCAACGCTACAATGCATCCGCTGTTTTGGGTATCTTGATCTTTATCATTAGTGCTACATTCTCACTAATTGCATATCGTCATACTAATGCGTACAAGGAGGGCTAA
- a CDS encoding extracellular solute-binding protein — MKLWKKLALGSVVAISAISLTACSNNSNSNESKSSNKQLTLWVDTARVSWYKGVVKDFEKEHPNIKVKVTQNPNGSANAKTDVAKDPSKAADVFGVPNDQLGQMADSGYINPLSPSDTKEIKKNSVPEAYKGVEWKGKLYAYPYSEQAQTVYYDKSKLSPEDVKSWKTMTSKGVVATDFTNAYVMWPVMFSAGTKLFGNSGEDVKGSTMDSQNGVNAMKWYAEQKNNKGVMQTSNALNQLKKGNAQAILDGPWNAANIKKILGKNLGVAPYPTIEVGGKTAQMEAFLGIECFAVNSHTSNAKNAAILAKYLSNKENQLIVHKNAGEIPVNKAAQNTAEVKNDPVAKAVIQMAQPGYSVLQPKLPQMSIFWNDSAPLISGAYDGKIKPSQYKSKLAKLQKKISKEE; from the coding sequence ATGAAGTTATGGAAAAAATTGGCTTTAGGTAGTGTTGTAGCAATATCTGCTATTTCATTAACTGCTTGTAGTAACAACTCTAATTCAAACGAATCAAAGAGCTCAAATAAGCAATTAACTCTTTGGGTAGATACTGCTCGTGTTAGTTGGTATAAGGGTGTAGTAAAAGACTTTGAAAAAGAACATCCTAATATTAAAGTTAAGGTTACTCAAAACCCTAATGGTTCAGCTAATGCAAAAACTGATGTTGCTAAAGACCCTTCAAAAGCCGCAGATGTATTTGGTGTTCCAAATGACCAATTAGGACAAATGGCAGATTCAGGTTACATTAACCCATTGTCACCATCTGATACTAAGGAAATCAAGAAGAATTCCGTTCCAGAAGCATACAAGGGTGTTGAATGGAAAGGTAAGCTTTACGCATATCCATACTCTGAACAAGCTCAAACTGTTTACTATGACAAGTCTAAGCTTTCACCAGAAGATGTTAAATCATGGAAGACAATGACTTCTAAAGGTGTAGTTGCAACTGACTTCACTAATGCTTACGTAATGTGGCCAGTAATGTTCTCAGCAGGTACAAAGTTATTTGGTAACAGCGGAGAAGATGTAAAAGGCTCCACTATGGATTCACAAAATGGTGTAAATGCAATGAAGTGGTACGCTGAACAAAAGAACAATAAAGGCGTTATGCAAACTTCAAACGCACTTAACCAATTAAAGAAGGGTAATGCCCAAGCTATCTTAGATGGTCCATGGAACGCAGCTAATATTAAGAAGATTTTAGGTAAGAACTTAGGAGTTGCTCCATATCCAACCATTGAAGTGGGCGGTAAGACTGCACAAATGGAAGCTTTCTTAGGTATTGAATGTTTCGCTGTTAACTCACATACTTCTAATGCTAAGAATGCAGCAATTTTGGCTAAATACTTATCTAACAAAGAAAATCAATTAATTGTTCACAAGAATGCTGGTGAAATTCCTGTAAACAAGGCAGCTCAAAATACTGCAGAGGTTAAGAACGACCCAGTTGCTAAGGCTGTAATTCAAATGGCTCAACCAGGCTACTCAGTTCTTCAACCTAAATTGCCACAAATGTCAATCTTCTGGAACGACTCAGCTCCATTAATTAGTGGTGCATACGACGGCAAGATTAAGCCATCTCAATACAAGAGTAAGCTTGCTAAATTACAAAAGAAGATTTCTAAGGAAGAATAA
- a CDS encoding glycoside hydrolase family 65 protein, whose product MKRIFEVDPWKVTTHEFSKEDKRLQESITAIGNDYMGMRGNFEEGYSGDTLQGTYLAGVWFPDKTVVGWWKNGYPKYFGKTPNAPSFIGIGITVNGEKIDLAKVKFSDFELSLDMHQGLLSRSFIYEGKDVKVKFEFERFLHIVQKEAALIKVKATVLEGKAKIDFDSTLDGTVVNEDSNYDECFWIPLGENKDTKTIQVKTKPNSYEVPQFTVLLQESLRHNGELIQTEVSTKEAKLSEKFSVELSEGQSYEFEKDVIVITSRDVEEKDQASVAEDLMNKLQSKSFEENLADHTAEWQKRWDMSDVEISGDAAAQQGIRFNIAQLFMTYYGEDERLNVGPKGFTGEKYGGATYWDTEAYIVPMYLGITNPSVTKALLQYRHNQLPGAYHNAKEQGLPGALFPMVTFNGIECHNEWEITFEEIHRNADIPHAIAMYTEYTGDDSYVKNEGMDVLVGTARFWAARVHWSKWRNKYVMHGVTGPNEYENNVNNNWFTNTMARWLLKYTLERLPLATKEAQERVHVTEEEKEKWQDIVDKIYLPEDKELGIFLQQDDFLDKEIRPVSEIEDQRPINQHWSWDKILRSPFIKQADVLQGIYFFPENYTKDQKEKNFDFYEPLTVHESSLSPSIHSVLAAELGKKDKAVELYERTARLDLDNYNNDTVDGLHITSMSGSWLAIVQGFAGMRYDHDQLKFKPFIPDNWDHYSFKINYRGRLIKVYVDHQETKISLLEGKDLEILVNDKKVMLKEGESECLKD is encoded by the coding sequence ATGAAGAGAATTTTTGAGGTTGATCCTTGGAAAGTAACAACACATGAATTTTCCAAGGAAGATAAAAGATTACAAGAAAGTATTACAGCAATTGGTAACGACTATATGGGAATGAGAGGAAACTTTGAGGAGGGTTACTCTGGTGACACGCTTCAAGGAACATACTTAGCAGGTGTGTGGTTCCCAGATAAGACAGTTGTTGGTTGGTGGAAGAATGGATACCCAAAGTACTTTGGTAAGACACCAAATGCTCCAAGTTTTATTGGAATCGGGATCACTGTCAACGGTGAAAAAATTGATTTAGCTAAAGTGAAATTTAGTGATTTTGAATTATCACTTGATATGCATCAAGGACTTCTTTCAAGAAGTTTTATCTATGAAGGTAAAGATGTCAAAGTTAAATTTGAATTTGAACGTTTTCTCCATATTGTACAAAAAGAAGCTGCTTTAATTAAGGTAAAAGCTACGGTACTTGAGGGAAAGGCTAAGATTGATTTTGATTCTACTTTAGATGGAACAGTTGTTAACGAAGATAGTAACTATGATGAATGCTTCTGGATTCCACTTGGTGAGAATAAGGATACAAAAACTATTCAGGTAAAAACTAAGCCTAATTCTTATGAAGTGCCTCAATTCACAGTTTTACTTCAAGAATCTTTACGCCACAATGGTGAGCTAATTCAAACTGAAGTTTCTACTAAAGAAGCCAAGTTAAGCGAAAAGTTTTCAGTCGAATTAAGTGAAGGACAAAGCTACGAATTTGAAAAAGACGTTATTGTTATAACAAGTAGAGATGTTGAAGAAAAAGATCAAGCAAGTGTTGCTGAAGATTTAATGAATAAGCTTCAATCAAAGAGCTTTGAAGAAAACTTAGCTGACCATACTGCTGAATGGCAAAAACGTTGGGATATGAGTGATGTTGAAATTTCTGGTGATGCAGCAGCACAACAGGGGATTAGATTTAATATTGCTCAATTGTTCATGACATACTACGGTGAAGATGAACGCTTGAACGTTGGTCCTAAAGGATTTACTGGTGAAAAATACGGTGGTGCTACTTATTGGGATACTGAGGCTTACATCGTTCCAATGTACTTAGGAATTACTAACCCAAGCGTTACTAAAGCTCTTCTTCAATATCGTCATAATCAATTACCAGGAGCATATCACAATGCTAAAGAACAAGGCCTTCCAGGTGCATTGTTCCCAATGGTAACTTTCAATGGTATTGAATGTCATAACGAATGGGAAATTACTTTTGAAGAAATTCACAGAAATGCTGATATTCCACATGCGATTGCTATGTATACCGAATATACGGGCGATGATAGCTATGTTAAGAATGAAGGTATGGATGTCTTAGTTGGAACTGCAAGATTCTGGGCAGCTCGAGTTCATTGGTCTAAGTGGCGTAACAAGTATGTAATGCATGGTGTTACCGGACCAAATGAATATGAAAATAATGTAAATAATAACTGGTTTACTAATACTATGGCAAGATGGCTTCTGAAATATACACTAGAGCGTTTGCCGCTTGCAACTAAGGAAGCACAAGAACGAGTTCATGTTACTGAAGAAGAAAAAGAAAAGTGGCAAGACATTGTTGATAAGATTTATCTACCGGAAGACAAGGAATTAGGTATTTTCTTACAACAAGATGATTTTCTTGATAAAGAGATTCGTCCCGTTAGTGAAATTGAAGATCAACGTCCTATTAACCAACATTGGTCTTGGGATAAGATCTTAAGATCACCATTTATTAAACAAGCTGATGTTTTGCAAGGTATCTATTTCTTCCCAGAAAACTATACTAAGGATCAAAAAGAAAAGAACTTTGATTTCTATGAACCTTTAACTGTTCATGAAAGTTCACTTTCACCTTCAATTCACTCAGTTTTAGCTGCTGAATTAGGAAAGAAAGATAAGGCAGTTGAACTGTATGAAAGAACTGCAAGACTTGATTTAGATAATTACAACAATGATACAGTTGATGGTTTGCATATTACTTCGATGAGTGGATCATGGTTAGCTATTGTTCAGGGATTTGCTGGAATGAGATACGATCATGACCAATTGAAATTTAAGCCATTTATTCCAGATAACTGGGATCACTATAGCTTTAAGATTAACTACCGTGGTCGTTTAATTAAAGTTTATGTTGATCATCAAGAAACCAAGATCTCTTTACTTGAAGGTAAAGATCTAGAAATTCTTGTTAATGATAAGAAGGTAATGCTTAAAGAAGGTGAAAGTGAATGCTTAAAGGACTAA
- a CDS encoding sugar ABC transporter permease: protein MKSYHNQRRIALIFRYVLLAILAVLWIFPIIWIILASFSYNNTGFVSTIWPEKFTWQNYVGILTSSQYPFVNWVLNTLFVAVVSATLSTFVTIGVAYVLSRLRFRFRKPFLQIALVLGMFPGFMSMIALYYILKALNMLNLGGLILVYVGGAGLGFYIAKGFFDTMPRAIDEAAEIDGATKWQVFTHIGLPLSKPMIVYTALTSFMAPWVDFIFSGIILSTSGNPKTYTVAYGLYNMVHSAKGTMAQFFTQFIAGCVIIAIPITILFIVMQKFYVNGITAGADKG from the coding sequence ATGAAGTCTTATCATAATCAAAGAAGAATTGCTTTAATTTTTAGATATGTTCTATTAGCTATCCTAGCCGTATTATGGATTTTCCCAATTATTTGGATCATTTTAGCAAGTTTTTCATACAACAACACAGGATTTGTATCTACAATTTGGCCAGAAAAATTTACTTGGCAAAATTATGTTGGTATTCTTACTAGTTCACAATATCCATTTGTAAATTGGGTGTTAAATACACTATTTGTCGCTGTAGTTTCAGCAACATTATCAACGTTTGTAACTATCGGAGTTGCTTACGTATTATCAAGATTACGTTTCCGCTTCCGTAAGCCATTCTTACAAATTGCTTTGGTATTAGGAATGTTCCCAGGTTTCATGTCTATGATTGCCTTGTACTACATTCTAAAGGCTTTAAACATGCTAAATCTTGGTGGATTAATCTTAGTTTATGTTGGTGGTGCCGGCCTTGGTTTCTACATTGCTAAAGGGTTCTTTGACACCATGCCACGAGCAATTGATGAAGCTGCTGAAATTGATGGTGCGACTAAATGGCAAGTGTTCACTCACATTGGATTACCACTTTCAAAGCCAATGATTGTTTATACTGCACTTACTTCGTTCATGGCTCCATGGGTAGACTTTATTTTCTCAGGTATTATCCTCTCTACCTCAGGAAATCCAAAGACCTACACTGTTGCCTATGGACTATACAACATGGTTCACTCGGCAAAGGGTACGATGGCTCAATTCTTTACTCAGTTCATTGCCGGATGTGTAATCATTGCGATTCCAATTACAATTTTGTTCATTGTAATGCAAAAGTTCTATGTTAATGGAATCACAGCAGGTGCTGATAAAGGTTAA
- a CDS encoding glycoside hydrolase family 13 protein produces the protein MTPWWKKAVVYQVYPKSFQDSNGDGIGDIPGIISRLGYLEKLGIDAIWLSPIYLSPGVDNGYDISDYQKIDPQYGTMDDMDNLIKEAKKHHIRIIMDLVVNHTSDQHPWFIEARKSKNNPYRDFYIWRDPVDGHEPNELKSAFSGSAWKFDEKTGQYYLHFFAGQQPDLNWKNPKLRNEIYEMMNYWIDKGIGGFRMDVIELIGKDPDKKIRENGPMLHPYLKEMNENTFAGKELMTVGETWNSTPKIAAEYSDPVRHELSMVFQFENQGLDQQEGKEKWDLRPLDLGELKKVLIKWQTEIDFDHAWNSLFWENHDIPRVISRWGNDKEYRVQSAKMFAIVLHLMHGTPYIYNGEEIGMTNCPVKSIDEVEDIESINMYRERIDKGYSKDELIKAINTKGRDNARRPMQWSNEENAGFTTGKPWLKLNPNYTKINVEKDLEDTNSIFYTYQKLIKLRHENAVVVDGDFELVENTSDNILAFWRKLEDEKWLVVANLSGKKQNLNLDISFKKVLISNYENRDSLKDMALKPYEAFAVKA, from the coding sequence ATGACACCTTGGTGGAAAAAAGCTGTTGTTTATCAAGTTTATCCTAAGTCATTTCAAGATAGTAATGGTGATGGAATTGGAGATATCCCCGGAATTATTTCACGATTGGGGTATCTAGAAAAACTAGGAATTGATGCTATTTGGCTGTCGCCTATTTACTTATCCCCTGGTGTAGATAATGGCTATGATATCTCTGATTATCAAAAAATAGACCCACAATACGGAACAATGGATGATATGGATAATCTGATTAAAGAAGCTAAAAAACATCATATACGCATTATTATGGACCTTGTCGTTAACCATACATCTGACCAGCATCCTTGGTTCATTGAAGCAAGAAAGAGTAAGAATAATCCATACAGAGATTTCTATATTTGGCGTGATCCGGTAGATGGACATGAACCTAATGAGTTGAAATCTGCTTTTTCTGGTTCAGCTTGGAAGTTTGATGAAAAAACTGGTCAATATTACTTACACTTCTTCGCTGGTCAACAACCAGATCTTAATTGGAAGAACCCAAAATTAAGAAATGAAATCTATGAAATGATGAATTATTGGATTGATAAGGGAATTGGCGGCTTTAGAATGGATGTCATTGAACTTATTGGAAAAGATCCGGATAAAAAGATACGAGAAAATGGTCCAATGCTTCATCCTTATTTAAAAGAAATGAATGAGAATACTTTTGCTGGGAAAGAATTAATGACAGTGGGTGAAACATGGAACTCTACTCCAAAAATCGCTGCAGAATATTCAGATCCAGTTCGTCATGAATTATCGATGGTATTTCAATTTGAAAATCAAGGCTTAGATCAGCAAGAAGGAAAAGAAAAATGGGATTTACGTCCGCTTGATTTAGGCGAATTGAAAAAAGTTCTAATTAAATGGCAGACAGAAATTGATTTTGATCATGCATGGAATAGTCTTTTTTGGGAAAATCATGATATTCCGCGAGTTATTTCACGATGGGGAAATGACAAAGAATATCGCGTTCAAAGCGCAAAAATGTTTGCGATTGTACTGCATTTAATGCACGGAACACCTTACATCTATAATGGTGAAGAAATTGGGATGACCAATTGTCCTGTTAAGTCAATTGATGAAGTGGAGGATATTGAAAGTATTAATATGTACCGCGAAAGAATTGATAAAGGCTATAGTAAGGATGAACTAATTAAAGCAATTAATACTAAAGGTCGAGACAATGCAAGGCGTCCAATGCAGTGGTCAAATGAAGAAAATGCTGGCTTTACTACAGGAAAGCCATGGCTAAAATTAAATCCAAACTACACAAAAATTAACGTTGAAAAAGATTTAGAAGATACAAATTCTATTTTTTATACCTATCAAAAATTAATTAAACTGCGACATGAAAATGCTGTTGTAGTAGATGGAGATTTTGAACTTGTTGAAAATACTAGTGATAATATTTTGGCTTTTTGGAGAAAACTAGAAGATGAAAAGTGGCTAGTAGTGGCTAACTTGTCTGGTAAAAAACAAAATCTAAATTTAGATATTTCTTTTAAAAAAGTTTTGATTAGTAACTATGAAAACCGAGATAGTTTAAAAGATATGGCTTTAAAACCTTATGAAGCTTTTGCAGTTAAGGCATAG
- a CDS encoding HD domain-containing protein encodes MEKFQSKKLDHEKVLRDPVHNYIHVKDQVILDIINSKEFQRLRRIKQLGPASYVFQGATHTRFEHNLGVYELTRRICDIFEEKYVSKEPGDGLWNPDERLLAECAALLHDIGHGPYSHTFEHLFGTNHEKMGQQIITDKNTEVNQALRKVSPNFPELVASVIAKTYPNPQVVKLISSQADADRMDYLLRDAYFTGVTYGSFDLTRILEVIRPYRDGICFTDKGIHSVEDYIISRYQMYQQVYFHRVNRSMEVILHHLLERAQIIYEEGKLQVTPQLEAFLNGKWTLEDYLKLDDGVMETNFLLWTNSGDQILSDLSNRYLYRHPLESVKINEDTKSLLPKLKNLIKQAGFDPNYYTATNSAFDEPYDAYKPTGKNAHSPIEIMQADSSLVELSELSPLVKSLNGTLQGDERFFFPKVMVKETDEPQIFDPIYQEFQKYIRNNTLRYLRRPNKKK; translated from the coding sequence ATGGAAAAATTTCAAAGTAAAAAGCTGGATCATGAAAAAGTATTAAGAGATCCAGTTCACAACTATATTCATGTTAAAGATCAAGTTATTTTAGATATTATTAATTCAAAGGAATTCCAACGTTTACGCCGAATCAAGCAATTAGGACCGGCATCTTATGTTTTTCAAGGAGCAACTCATACTCGCTTTGAACATAATCTAGGTGTTTATGAATTGACCCGGAGAATTTGTGATATTTTTGAAGAAAAGTATGTAAGTAAAGAGCCAGGCGACGGATTATGGAATCCAGACGAAAGACTCTTAGCAGAATGTGCAGCTTTACTTCATGATATTGGCCATGGACCTTATTCTCATACGTTTGAGCATCTTTTTGGTACTAATCATGAAAAAATGGGTCAACAAATTATTACTGATAAAAATACTGAAGTTAATCAGGCCCTAAGAAAAGTAAGTCCTAATTTTCCAGAATTAGTTGCTAGTGTTATTGCTAAAACCTACCCTAATCCTCAGGTAGTCAAACTAATTTCAAGTCAAGCGGACGCAGATCGGATGGACTACTTATTACGGGATGCTTACTTTACTGGCGTAACTTATGGAAGTTTTGACTTAACAAGAATTTTAGAAGTAATTCGCCCATACCGTGATGGTATCTGCTTTACAGATAAGGGAATTCACTCAGTAGAAGATTACATTATTAGCCGTTACCAAATGTATCAACAAGTTTACTTCCACCGTGTCAATCGTTCAATGGAAGTTATCTTGCATCACTTACTTGAAAGAGCTCAAATTATCTATGAAGAAGGTAAACTTCAAGTTACTCCTCAACTAGAAGCATTTTTAAACGGAAAATGGACTCTTGAAGATTACCTTAAATTAGATGATGGCGTGATGGAAACTAATTTCTTACTCTGGACCAACTCAGGGGATCAAATTTTATCTGATCTTTCAAATCGTTACTTATACCGTCATCCTCTGGAAAGTGTCAAAATCAATGAAGATACTAAGAGTTTACTGCCAAAACTAAAGAATCTTATTAAACAAGCCGGCTTTGATCCTAATTACTACACTGCTACCAATTCAGCTTTTGATGAACCATATGACGCATATAAACCAACTGGAAAAAATGCTCATAGTCCAATTGAAATCATGCAAGCTGATAGTAGCCTAGTTGAACTTTCTGAATTGAGCCCACTCGTTAAATCCTTAAATGGAACTCTCCAAGGAGATGAGCGCTTCTTCTTTCCAAAAGTAATGGTTAAAGAAACAGATGAGCCTCAAATTTTTGATCCAATTTATCAAGAATTTCAAAAATATATTCGAAATAATACTTTACGTTACTTACGACGTCCAAATAAAAAGAAATAA
- the pgmB gene encoding beta-phosphoglucomutase, whose amino-acid sequence MLKGLIFDLDGVLTNSAVYHLTAWNNLAKELGINLTDDQLDSLRGISRMDSLNLILKYGDQEDKYSEAEKEKFAAEKNTKFVEQVEKMTPADILPGIPELLSDAKKQNLKMVIASASKNAPKILTKLGIMDEFDGIVDPATLHRGKPDPEIYEKAQELAGLNADEVISFEDAQAGVQSIKSAGQFAVGIGNKEALKEADYIVPTTKELKLSEIESVFNKK is encoded by the coding sequence ATGCTTAAAGGACTAATTTTTGACTTAGATGGAGTTTTAACAAATTCAGCTGTCTACCATTTAACTGCTTGGAATAATTTAGCTAAGGAATTAGGGATTAACTTAACGGATGATCAACTTGATAGCTTAAGGGGTATTTCAAGAATGGATTCTTTAAATCTAATTTTGAAATATGGCGATCAGGAAGATAAATATTCTGAAGCAGAAAAAGAAAAGTTTGCAGCAGAAAAGAATACTAAATTTGTTGAACAAGTTGAAAAAATGACGCCAGCAGATATTTTGCCAGGTATTCCAGAACTACTTAGTGATGCAAAGAAGCAAAACTTAAAAATGGTTATTGCTTCTGCCTCAAAAAATGCACCTAAGATTTTAACAAAGTTAGGAATTATGGATGAATTTGATGGCATTGTTGATCCAGCAACACTTCATCGCGGAAAACCAGATCCAGAAATTTATGAAAAGGCACAGGAATTGGCTGGTTTGAATGCAGACGAAGTAATTAGTTTTGAAGATGCTCAAGCCGGTGTTCAATCAATTAAAAGTGCTGGTCAATTTGCAGTTGGAATTGGGAATAAAGAGGCCTTGAAAGAGGCTGATTATATTGTTCCAACTACTAAAGAATTGAAACTTTCAGAAATTGAATCAGTTTTTAATAAAAAATAA
- a CDS encoding ABC transporter ATP-binding protein has protein sequence MVEVDLNHIYKKYEGNDKYSVNDFDLHIKDKEFIVFVGPSGCGKSTTLRMVAGLEDISKGTLEIDHKVMNDVAPKDRDIAMVFQNYALYPHMSIYDNMAFGLKLRHYKKDEIDKRVKHAADILGLSEYLDKKPAELSGGQRQRVALGRAIVRDAPIFLMDEPLSNLDAKLRVTMRAEIAKLHQNLGTTTIYVTHDQTEAMTLADRVVVMSVGKVQQIGTPLEVYNTPVNMFVAGFIGSPQMNFFNVHFKENRISDGKGLDIEIPEGKAKMLKEKGYEDKDLVFGIRPEDIHSEEAFLETWPNSVVESTVVVSELLGSTIQLYQKVDGTEFVAIVNARDYHTPGDKVKMGFDVNKAHFFDKDTTNAIC, from the coding sequence ATGGTTGAAGTAGATTTAAACCATATCTATAAAAAGTACGAAGGAAATGATAAATATTCAGTTAATGACTTTGATTTACATATCAAAGATAAGGAATTTATCGTTTTTGTTGGACCATCTGGTTGTGGTAAATCAACTACTTTGAGAATGGTTGCCGGTCTAGAAGATATTTCTAAAGGTACTTTAGAGATTGACCATAAGGTAATGAATGATGTTGCACCAAAAGATAGAGACATTGCCATGGTTTTCCAAAACTATGCTTTGTACCCTCATATGTCCATTTACGACAACATGGCTTTTGGATTAAAGCTTCGTCACTATAAGAAAGATGAAATTGATAAGCGAGTTAAGCATGCAGCAGATATTTTAGGTTTATCAGAATATCTTGATAAAAAACCAGCTGAATTATCTGGTGGTCAAAGACAGCGTGTTGCCTTAGGACGGGCAATTGTCCGGGATGCTCCAATTTTCTTAATGGATGAACCTTTATCAAACTTGGATGCAAAATTACGTGTCACAATGCGTGCCGAAATTGCTAAGTTGCACCAAAATTTGGGAACTACTACGATTTACGTTACTCACGATCAAACTGAAGCCATGACTTTAGCAGATCGGGTAGTAGTTATGTCAGTGGGTAAAGTTCAACAAATTGGTACACCTCTAGAAGTTTACAATACACCAGTAAATATGTTTGTGGCTGGCTTTATTGGATCTCCTCAAATGAACTTCTTTAATGTTCACTTTAAAGAAAATCGAATTAGCGACGGAAAAGGTCTAGATATCGAAATCCCTGAAGGTAAAGCAAAGATGCTTAAGGAAAAGGGCTATGAAGATAAAGATTTAGTCTTTGGTATTCGTCCTGAAGATATTCATTCAGAGGAAGCTTTCCTTGAAACTTGGCCTAATTCAGTTGTTGAATCAACTGTTGTTGTTTCAGAGCTACTGGGCTCAACTATTCAGCTTTATCAAAAAGTTGATGGAACAGAATTTGTAGCCATTGTAAATGCCCGTGATTACCATACTCCAGGCGATAAAGTAAAAATGGGATTTGATGTTAATAAAGCCCACTTCTTTGATAAAGATACAACGAATGCCATTTGTTAA